Genomic segment of Apium graveolens cultivar Ventura chromosome 7, ASM990537v1, whole genome shotgun sequence:
CcgtcatgcatatacacaaacTAGTCAATGCATCTGCATTTTTACATAGTTTACCAAATGAGATATGAGTGATCAATTATATGAACAGCGTACAGTGGGGGTGGCAATGCAAATTTGAAAAGAGAATATATGATAAATCTTTTTTCTCAGCAGTATCATATTCATATTTGTGATGCTTGTCCTTGTATTTTAATCACAAGGACAGCACACCAGGAATCAAATAAAGCTTAGTGAGGTCTTAAGAACTAAATATGTGGAATTCACATGGTAACTATAGATTCCGGTAATGCACTCATCATTTATTAGTATATTTTTAAGTGGTGAATGCTATGTACTATTCAATGCAATTTGCACTCAAATGGCTGTAGCAAGATCCTAGCAGAAGAACTAAGTTATATTTCTGATGTGCCGATCGATATGTCCTTTTTCTTTTACCTGTATGTTATTTCTTAATGTGTCTGTTACTTCTATTGAGTATCTTATTGTAATATGTAGGGTGTAGTGAATGTAGTTATGGGAATTGCACCTGAAATTGGGGATGCTTTACTTGCAAGTCCTCAGGTAATCTACAACCAACCATCATCTGTAATTTTTGAAATGTTTTATTATGTTGTAATCTACAATCCTATTGTTTGAGCTATTTAAACTTAACAGAGTCGTATATGTTCTGAAATATTTTTAGGTAAGAAAGATCACTTTCACCGGCTCAACTGCTGTTGGCAAAAAACTGATGGCAGGTGCTGCTTCGACTGTTAAGAAGGTAACAACTTGTAATCCAAATGGTGCAATAGGTAGGTACAAGTGAGCTTATATTTGTTTCTACTGAGCTAATTCTTTTAACAACCGTCTCTTTAGGTCACCCTTGAACTTGGTGGAAATGCGCCTTGCATCGTTTTTGATGATGCAGACATTGAAGTGGCAGTTAAAGGAACTGTAAGTTGATATGTTTTGTCccatgttgatttattttgttgAGGCAAGTTTGAAAAAATTGCACTAATTGAGAATTAGCTCGGAGTGGTTGATCTGAATCAAAATAACAGTACATGGACTACAATCATCTTGAGAACTTTAACTACACCTCAACCTCATGAGTTACGTGCTCTTCTAAGTTCCAGTAGTCAACAGATGACTGTTTCGGGACTGTGTAAGATGTCATTAAAAATTCTATAAATATATGTTAAGAGTTTGTCAGTTTTTCCAAATCAACATGTACAATATCAATAACACGCATCCCCCCCTTTTACTTTCACCCATATTTATGTAGTGGCCTATCAATAGGTTTATTTAGATTAAAAGATACACTTGACCACCGATATATTTCTTTTATTGTCGCTTAAGTTCTTGCACCTTTTCACTAATTTTGTTTTGTACTTGGAGTACGAGAGCAGAACCTTGGCGTATTATTAACTATAAACTTAATGTGATTGCAGCTTGGGGCTAAGTTTCGTAATACTGGGCAAACATGCATCTGTGCAAATAGAATACTTGTGCAAGAAGGTAACTGGAACCAACAAACAgtctttttttttaaaattctagCAAAATTTACATTTGAGGTCTTGATTGGATGCATCATACTGCAATAGTATATGTTTCTTTAAGTGCATTATATATTTGGAAAGGAGTAAATTCAGCTACCAGTTTTCCGGGCTGTATATAATTGGTTTAAAATAACGTTATCAATTTAATGCAGCTGTCATTCTTGAGCTGGTTCTGCTTTCTTACAAAATTGCATcatatttgataattaaaaggTGGATTAGTTTGTCCTTTATCCAAGGATATTGATATTCAGACTTGGTGCAGGTATTTATGATAAATTCGCGAGAGCTCTGTCTGATGCTATCAGTAATATTAAAGTTGGGAATGGTTTCAGTGAAGGGGTGGTCCAGGTACTTACTTGGGCACTTCCATTTACTCCTTGACACGGTTTCTCACCACTCTCTTGTTTCGTGGAGTCTTGATTAGAACTCTGATAGTGATAACAATGGATGCTATGTCTATTGTTGATATATACCTTGGTATTATCTTGTTGCAAAATTGTCTTCTTGTCAGTTCTGTTTGATATTTGTTTTTCTGAAACAAGTTTGCATATTTTTCCTTTGGGAGCGTGTCTACCACATCAGCGCATGTGACTTTCCAATTTTAATTTTGCTTTGGTATACATTCTTGCAGGGACCTCTTATAAATGAAGCTGCAGTGCAGAAGGTCCTATTGGGTCCAACATTTTCGATTTTTAGTGACTAGCATTTAATGCTACTTGTAGTCTTGCCTCTTTCAGTATcattgtattaattttttttttgtttgaAACAATTGCAGGTTGAAACATTGGTGCAAGATGCTGTTTCAAAGGTTTGTTCAGCATCTTAATCTCATACTCTAATGATTGTAGTAATCTACTAGGTCGATGAGTTATGAAGTAAATTTGTGAAGACACAGGATCAGCTCCCGAAGTAGATATTTACTGTTAAATTTCACCAGAGGCATTATGATATGGCTTATTAGCTTGAGGGgtataatttttttcttttagCTTATGGATTCTATCACACTTATTGTAGGGAGCGGAAGTTCTTCTTGGCGGTAAGAGACATGGCCTTGGATTCACTTTTTATGAGCCAACAGTAATAAGTAATGTCAATAACGAGATGCGCATCTCAAGGTACAAATTAAAAGAAGAATATAGATTTATTGGTTTTTGTCATGGCTTGAGCATGTTGTAATACATTTTTTTATAAGTTTCGAGGGTTTGAGAAGTATGTCTAAAACTTCTGAAACTAAAAGAATGTGACCTGTGATCTTCCAATTGTTGATATTTGTAAAATTCAATTGTTTGAAAATCTTACTTGTTAATAAATTCTGATTCGGGCTGAAGCCTGAAGGAAATAATAAAAAACTTACATACAGTATCATTAGCAGTGCCAGTGGTACTGCTTCTGAAGCAAAGTTTCCTTCTCAAAAGCTGTAGTGCTGTACCAGGTTCTTTGCTAGGCATCACCTATTGACACTTGTATTTGTTGGTTGTCGTTTAATATATACTTAAAATAATAATGTCGAGCCGCATATGTATTTATGTCTGCCAAGTAATAACTCTGCTGCTTAAAATGTCAATAAATCAGTTGATGCTGTAACTTGGGTTTATATACGATAAATGATGGCAAGTTATCTTTTTGCTCCAGGGAAGAAGTGTTTGGACCGGTTGCACCTCTTTTGCGGTTTAAGACGGAGGAAGAAGCTATCTCCATTGCTAATGACACTGATGCAGGTGCGTGTTAGTTAATAATATTGGCTTCTTGACAGCCTTTTCATCTTATATCTGATATGCTAATAAGAACTTCCAGCAGTGAAGTGCTAATAACTTTTGTAGTGAATGCTGATCCAACTATATACCTTATGCAGGCCTAGCTGCTTACCTATTCGGTGCAAGTGTTCAGAGAACTTGGCGAGTTGCAGAAGCTCTTGAATATGGAATTGTTGGAATTAATGAAGGACTTGTTTCATCAGAGGTTTGCATCTGCATTCAGAAATTATTCATATAGTTATTTGCATGGGAGTAATATACAAGGTGAATATAATTTATACTGGTCTCTGACTTGTACCTTTCTTCGTAGGTGACTCCACATGGAGGAGTTAAGCAGTCTGGGCTGGGCAGGGAAGGTTCTAAATATGGGATAGAGGACTATTTGGAAGTAAGTCTCCTTAGCTTATTCCTTTTCACTATATTGACAATGTTGGGAAATACGAGTCTGTTTAGATTAATCCGTATTCAATACTATGTAGACAATATTGGGAATATGAGTGcgtttatataaaaaattaacaACACATGAATCTGTAAGTAAAGAGCTTCAAAATTTGGCATACTATTAATCACTTTCTAGTTGATCTGATACTTCTTCCATTCTTCAGCACTTATGTTTTTCTTTTGCTTGAACCGTAAAGTTAATCTTGCTAATTCACTGTCATTCTATAAAATAGTTATAATATATCTCTCGAAAACATTGAACCAATCGAGATAACGTTTACATTTACGAATGATCAGAAAGACATAGCACATTTGTTTACATTAAACTTCAATGATAACGTTTCGACTTTTCTATTCTTGTTGCAGATCAAGTATGTGTGTTTGGGCAATATGTTGGGCTAAGATGGAACTTGAGGCACCTTTGTAAAAAGTTTACCTGTGCTCAAAATAAGTGCTGCAATGCACATTGTCCATGAGTTGTTTGGTATCTTTGGATGTTGTAACTTGTAACTCTAAACTCTC
This window contains:
- the LOC141671282 gene encoding succinate-semialdehyde dehydrogenase, mitochondrial-like, with product MGANDVLARLNSSGFLKTQGFIGGKWVDAYDGKTLEVTNPATGEVIANVACMGTKEANDAIASAHKAFQSWSKFTAGERSKCLRKWYDLIMANKEQLGELITLEQGKPLKEAIGEVTLGASYLEFYAEEAKRIYGDIIPTTSADRRLFILKQPVGVVGAITPWNFPFAMITRKVGPALAAGCTMVIKPSELTPLAALAAAELANRAGIPPGVVNVVMGIAPEIGDALLASPQVRKITFTGSTAVGKKLMAGAASTVKKVTLELGGNAPCIVFDDADIEVAVKGTLGAKFRNTGQTCICANRILVQEGIYDKFARALSDAISNIKVGNGFSEGVVQGPLINEAAVQKVETLVQDAVSKGAEVLLGGKRHGLGFTFYEPTVISNVNNEMRISREEVFGPVAPLLRFKTEEEAISIANDTDAGLAAYLFGASVQRTWRVAEALEYGIVGINEGLVSSEVTPHGGVKQSGLGREGSKYGIEDYLEIKYVCLGNMLG